Genomic segment of Cytophagia bacterium CHB2:
CTGGTTGCCGTCGTGGGCTTCGCCGAGCGCGTCGCACAGCGCGTCTACAATGCAGCCGCCGTTTGCGCGGAGGGCAGGCTCATCACCACGTATCATAAAATTTGCCTGCCCAATTATGGCGTCTTCGACGAACGCCGTTATTTTGAACCCGGCAACCGTCCGCTGGTGGTCGTCTGGGATGATCTGCGCATCGGTATCAATATTTGTGAGGACATTTGGACGGCAGATCCCATTGCGGAATTCGAGGCTTCCACGGGCGGCGCGCATTTGCTGGTCAATATTTCCGCCTCCCCCTATCATTTCCGCAAAGGTCTGGAGCGCGAGCATTTGGTTGCCACCATCGCACGGCGCTCCAAAGCTTTTTTTGCGTATGTCAACATGGTCGGCGGCCAGGACGAATTGGTGTTTGACGGGCAGGCGTTTCTGTTTGATCCGGAAGGCCGGCTGCTGCTGCGCAGCGAGCAGTTTCAAGATCATTTGATCATCACCGATGTCGGCATTGACACGGCCCTGCCTTCGCCCTCGCTCGGTTTGGAACAGCGCTACCAACTCGATGAAGCCGTGATTCCCGCGCCTTTCCCCGCGCCGCAGCCTGCTGAACATGTGCCGCCGGTTGTCGCGCGCGTGCGCGAGGAAGCCGACGAGGTTTTTTCCGCGCTGGTGCTGGGCACGCGCGATTACGTGCGCAAGAACGGCTTTAAGAAAGTCGTGCTCGGCCTGAGCGGCGGCATTGACTCTGCCTTGGTTGCGACGATCGCCGTGGCCGCGCTTGGCCCGGAAAATGTCGTCGGCGTTTTGATGCCGAGCGTGTTCACGGCCTCGCTCAGCAACGAAGATGCGCTGGCGCTGGCGCGCAATCTCGGTATTGAAACCGTCACGCTGCCGATTGGCGATCTCATGATCAGTTACGAAAAGACACTTGCGGATACCTTCAACAACCTCAAACCGGACCTCACTGAGGAAAACATTCAGGCGCGCATTCGCGGCAATTTGCTTATGGCCTTGTCGAATAAATTCAACTGGCTCGTGCTGGCCACGAGCAACAAGAGTGAAACTGCGGTGGGCTACAGCACACTCTATGGCGACATGGTGGGCGGCTTTGCGGTGATCAAAGATGTTCCCAAAACTATGGTGTATGCGTTGGCCCACTGGATCAACCAGCGCGGTTTTCCTCATCCCGTCATTCCGCAACGTACCATCGACCGGCCGCCGACCGCGGAGTTGCGCGCCAATCAAACCGACCAGGATTCGTTGCCGCCGTATGATTTGCTCGACCGCATCATCGAAGAATATGTCGAAGACGATCGCAGCGTGCCGGAAATGGTCGAGCGCGGCCTGCCCGACAACGTGGTAAAAGACGTGGTGCGGCTGATCGACCGCGCCGAATACAAACGCCAGCAGGCGGCGCCCGGCATCAAGATCAGCACGAAAAACTTCGGCAAAGACCGCCGCATGCCGATTACCAACGGCTTCCGGCCCTGCGAGCCGGTTTAGGTCGTAAGGCGTTCAAAATTAGAATAATCCCACAGCGGCGGGACTGAAAGTGTTTCGCCCACTGAAATGAAATCCCACTAAAAGGCTTTTTCTTTCTGTGGCCGTTCTGCTTCTGCGGGCGAAGTTTTCAAAGCTGCTGTTTGACAAAACAATTCAATCTTTTGGATTTCTGCTGTCTGCTTGCTTTTTGATCGAATAGATTATGGACTTGGCGTATCCACTTCATCATGGCCTCGCTTTTCATCACCAAAGATGATGTGCTGCTGTTCAAAACCCGGTTGCACGATGCTGTTGTAACCATCGGTCGCGCGCAGGAGAACACCATCCGTCTCGGCGATCTCTCGGTTTCACGCCAGCATGCACGTTTGCGCCGCGACGAGCAGGGCAATTTTTGGGTGGAAGAAGTGCGCAGCACCAACGGCATTTTTCTGAACGCCAACAAGCTCGCAGCGCCCGCGCGCTTGCAGGAGGGCGACGAGATTCAAGTGGGCGCATATGTGTTGCGCTTCGCCGAGGAGCTGGCCGCAACCACCGACCGCTTGCAAGCCTTGTTTGCG
This window contains:
- a CDS encoding NAD+ synthase, yielding MKPLRLALAQINPTVGNLNRNVALILQYMEDARRQGVNLVLFPELAVTGYPPEDLILRDDFVSANMAAMDKIAQASRGLVAVVGFAERVAQRVYNAAAVCAEGRLITTYHKICLPNYGVFDERRYFEPGNRPLVVVWDDLRIGINICEDIWTADPIAEFEASTGGAHLLVNISASPYHFRKGLEREHLVATIARRSKAFFAYVNMVGGQDELVFDGQAFLFDPEGRLLLRSEQFQDHLIITDVGIDTALPSPSLGLEQRYQLDEAVIPAPFPAPQPAEHVPPVVARVREEADEVFSALVLGTRDYVRKNGFKKVVLGLSGGIDSALVATIAVAALGPENVVGVLMPSVFTASLSNEDALALARNLGIETVTLPIGDLMISYEKTLADTFNNLKPDLTEENIQARIRGNLLMALSNKFNWLVLATSNKSETAVGYSTLYGDMVGGFAVIKDVPKTMVYALAHWINQRGFPHPVIPQRTIDRPPTAELRANQTDQDSLPPYDLLDRIIEEYVEDDRSVPEMVERGLPDNVVKDVVRLIDRAEYKRQQAAPGIKISTKNFGKDRRMPITNGFRPCEPV
- a CDS encoding FHA domain-containing protein, with product MASLFITKDDVLLFKTRLHDAVVTIGRAQENTIRLGDLSVSRQHARLRRDEQGNFWVEEVRSTNGIFLNANKLAAPARLQEGDEIQVGAYVLRFAEELAATTDRLQALFAPAENTCIRKPEESTAAGILVNEANNAIFNLTQDRVVFGNEGEVDIRVPSAAPLRASIFRRGDLFYICSETGAPCVRVNGILIMNAQLQYNDVIEIGGRRFILRDV